In the genome of Paenibacillus pabuli, one region contains:
- a CDS encoding SDR family NAD(P)-dependent oxidoreductase, which produces MPYKTQEMVVVTGTSSGIGRATAEQLAAEGFHVLAGVRRQEDADKIKQKNIEPVILDITAINTLRALAERVEQDPLGRPLRAVVNNAGIAVNAPLEMVPLDEFRRQIEVSVIGQVAVIQALTPALLKSGGRVVNIGSVGGKISMPGFGIYSAAKYAMEAINDSLRREMSSFGLKVIMITPGGVSTSLSEKGVTTADRLSKLMTPDQHRRHDRLFDAVKAQAESWATSGIPPKKVAEVVSRAIHASNPRTRYTAGRDSALLTRLVRILPDKLLDRMLRSQMKLQ; this is translated from the coding sequence ATGCCATATAAAACTCAAGAAATGGTTGTCGTCACAGGTACTTCAAGTGGAATCGGCAGGGCTACCGCGGAGCAGCTCGCCGCTGAAGGATTTCACGTTTTAGCTGGGGTTCGCCGTCAGGAAGATGCCGACAAAATCAAACAAAAAAATATCGAACCGGTCATTCTCGATATTACCGCTATCAACACACTAAGGGCGCTGGCCGAACGAGTGGAGCAAGATCCGCTTGGTCGCCCACTGCGTGCCGTGGTCAACAATGCCGGCATTGCCGTTAATGCACCTCTTGAGATGGTTCCGCTGGATGAGTTTCGTCGTCAGATCGAAGTCAGCGTGATCGGGCAAGTTGCGGTTATTCAGGCGCTTACTCCGGCCTTGCTGAAGAGCGGCGGACGCGTAGTTAATATCGGATCCGTTGGCGGCAAAATCTCAATGCCCGGTTTCGGAATTTATTCAGCTGCAAAATACGCGATGGAAGCGATCAATGACAGCCTCCGCAGAGAGATGTCTTCGTTCGGACTCAAAGTTATCATGATTACTCCGGGCGGTGTCAGCACCAGCCTGTCGGAGAAAGGGGTTACGACAGCCGATCGGCTGTCCAAGTTGATGACGCCCGATCAGCACAGACGCCATGATCGTCTTTTTGACGCCGTGAAGGCGCAGGCTGAATCGTGGGCAACGAGCGGTATTCCTCCTAAGAAAGTGGCAGAAGTGGTTTCACGAGCCATCCACGCAAGTAATCCGCGCACCCGCTATACAGCTGGCCGAGATTCGGCACTGCTGACCCGACTGGTTCGTATTCTCCCAGATAAACTTCTCGACCGAATGCTCCGCAGCCAGATGAAGCTGCAGTAA
- a CDS encoding major royal jelly family protein encodes MFEEDIIQPMLPMEEYFGKLELVHSFYGAMPTGVSVSETGRIFVCFPKWGDDVRFTVAEIVEGQLQPYPNVETNLINPLNMVMSFISVQSVVTDGRGTLWVLDTGAPNFSEPIKGGAKLVAVDLETNTIRKVYTFAEDVVLPTTYLNDVRFDFRVGKAGYAYITDSSSNGPGAIIVVNLENGNSYRRLHGASSTSPDPYFVPKVEGKILMNRNPDGSTSPFRLASDGIAISPDGKMLFYCPLTSRQLYSISTESLRDRTIPDFKLSDLVQYWGEKGASDGMMTDAKGNVYAGDYENDSIRKILPNGIMETIAHDPRILWPDTFSIGPDQYLYVIVNQLHRQARFHYGKDLRQKPYSLLRMKIDELPALPFDQ; translated from the coding sequence ATGTTTGAGGAGGACATCATACAGCCTATGTTACCTATGGAAGAATATTTTGGTAAGTTAGAACTCGTTCATTCCTTTTACGGGGCTATGCCTACAGGCGTTAGTGTATCCGAAACCGGGCGTATCTTTGTTTGCTTTCCGAAATGGGGAGATGACGTTAGATTTACGGTAGCGGAAATTGTTGAGGGACAGCTGCAGCCTTATCCTAATGTAGAAACGAATTTGATCAACCCATTGAATATGGTTATGTCCTTTATCAGTGTCCAAAGTGTTGTTACAGATGGAAGGGGAACCCTGTGGGTACTGGATACGGGTGCACCAAATTTTTCTGAGCCAATCAAAGGAGGAGCAAAATTAGTCGCGGTCGATTTAGAAACAAATACGATAAGAAAAGTATATACATTTGCAGAAGATGTAGTCTTGCCGACAACGTATCTGAATGATGTCCGATTTGACTTTCGTGTAGGTAAAGCAGGCTACGCATATATAACGGATTCTTCTTCCAATGGTCCAGGCGCAATTATCGTCGTAAATTTAGAAAACGGAAATTCGTATAGACGGCTGCATGGAGCAAGCTCAACCTCACCCGATCCGTATTTTGTACCGAAAGTGGAAGGGAAAATTTTGATGAATCGAAACCCGGATGGTTCAACATCTCCCTTTCGATTGGCCTCTGATGGGATAGCCATTTCCCCTGATGGAAAAATGTTATTCTATTGTCCATTAACCAGTCGCCAGCTATACTCGATCTCAACAGAATCGTTAAGAGACAGAACGATACCGGATTTCAAGTTAAGTGATCTTGTGCAGTATTGGGGAGAGAAGGGTGCATCGGATGGGATGATGACGGACGCAAAAGGGAACGTTTATGCTGGAGATTATGAAAACGATAGTATTCGAAAGATATTGCCGAATGGAATCATGGAAACCATCGCTCATGATCCCAGAATTTTATGGCCAGATACGTTTTCTATTGGTCCGGATCAATACTTATATGTAATTGTGAACCAATTACATAGACAGGCAAGATTTCATTATGGAAAAGACCTGCGACAAAAACCATATAGTTTACTACGTATGAAAATTGATGAATTACCTGCACTACCTTTTGATCAATAG
- a CDS encoding TetR/AcrR family transcriptional regulator — protein MNTYDKILAAALKVLEEEGGAQFSTRAVTSIAQVTAPTLYHHFGNADGLLSAAIVEAFRQLFESKIAAVESPIPEMALRQGWDDYVRFAAARPRIYAAMMGRLLEGAHIEAADQSYQALVHNVQRVAASGKLAVSAEAAADLVWASANTASWLYVTSQIRKAPPPQPDVVDLIRESVMQIILIPMPDSASK, from the coding sequence ATGAACACATATGACAAAATATTAGCAGCTGCTCTTAAGGTACTCGAAGAAGAAGGTGGAGCCCAATTTTCAACGCGAGCTGTCACTTCGATCGCGCAGGTTACGGCTCCTACACTCTACCACCATTTCGGTAATGCCGATGGACTCCTGAGTGCAGCTATAGTGGAAGCGTTCAGGCAGTTATTCGAAAGCAAAATTGCCGCAGTGGAGTCCCCTATTCCAGAGATGGCGCTTCGTCAGGGGTGGGATGACTATGTCCGCTTCGCGGCAGCCCGTCCTCGGATATATGCGGCAATGATGGGGCGGCTGCTTGAGGGCGCCCATATCGAGGCGGCAGATCAGTCGTACCAAGCACTGGTGCACAATGTTCAAAGAGTTGCTGCCTCAGGAAAATTAGCTGTTTCAGCCGAAGCTGCGGCAGATCTGGTCTGGGCTTCTGCCAATACGGCCTCTTGGCTGTATGTGACGTCCCAGATTCGTAAGGCACCCCCACCCCAGCCCGACGTCGTTGATCTCATTCGAGAAAGTGTGATGCAGATTATCTTGATCCCAATGCCGGATTCTGCTTCAAAATGA
- a CDS encoding spore gernimation protein GerQ encodes MNKPTLAPHESMELHEALNFKTLCIAKSKLMQGLVFDQELKALMQKDVTQSIQQIAELQAIYAKAPFQAPVPSSPTPITH; translated from the coding sequence ATGAATAAACCAACGTTAGCGCCGCACGAATCGATGGAACTGCATGAAGCTTTAAACTTTAAAACGCTATGCATCGCTAAGTCAAAACTGATGCAAGGCCTGGTCTTTGACCAAGAGCTAAAAGCTTTAATGCAAAAAGACGTCACTCAATCCATACAACAGATCGCCGAGCTGCAAGCCATTTACGCGAAAGCTCCTTTCCAAGCGCCTGTTCCGAGTAGTCCGACACCTATAACACATTAA